One window of Salvelinus fontinalis isolate EN_2023a unplaced genomic scaffold, ASM2944872v1 scaffold_0442, whole genome shotgun sequence genomic DNA carries:
- the LOC129846070 gene encoding derlin-1-like, which produces MSDIGDWFKTIPFITRYWFAGSIAVPLIGKLGLISPMYLVLWPENFFHKFQVWRPITSTLYFPVGPGTGFLYLVNLYFLYQYSTRLETGAFDGRPADFVFMLLFNWLCIVITGLMMDMQLLMIPLIMSVLYVWAQLNRETIVSFWFGTRFKACYLPWVILGFNYIIGGSVVNELIGNLVGHLYFFLMFKYPMDLGGRSFLSTPDFLYRFLPNRRGGVSGFGAPPSRRPAAPEAGGGGGGGGGMGGRHAWGAGFRLGDD; this is translated from the exons ATGTCAGATATCGGGGACTGGTTCAAAACAATCCCGTTCATCACCCGGTATTGGTTTGCTGGGTCGATTGCGGTTCCCTTGATAGGTAAACTGGGACTAATCAGTCCCATGTACCTCGTCTTATGGCCAGAGAACTTCTTTCACAAATTTCAG gtatgGAGACCAATCACCTCCACCCTATACTTCCCTGTGGGCCCTGGAACAGGCTTCCTCTACCTAGTCAATCTTTATTTCCTCTACCAGTACTCTACCAGGCTGGAGACAG GGGCGTTTGATGGGCGTCCGGCTGACTTTGTGTTCATGCTGCTCTTCAACTGGCTCTGCATCGTT ATAACCGGCTTAATGATGGACATGCAG CTCCTGATGATCCCGTTGATAATGTCCGTCCTGTACGTGTGGGCTCAGCTGAACAGAGAAACCATCGTCTCCTTCTGGTTCGGGACACGCTTCAAAGCATGTTATCTACCCTGGGTCATCCTCGGGTTCAACTACATTATTGGGGGCTC TGTTGTCAATGAACTGATTGGGAACCTGGTGGGTCATCTGTACTTCTTCCTGATGTTTAAATACCCCATGGACCTGGGAGGCAGGTCCTTCCTGTCAACACCTGACTTCCT GTACCGCTTCCTGCCCAACAGACGAGGGGGTGTGTCTGGGTTTGGAGCTCCACCCAGCAGGAGACCTGCAGCTCCCGAGgccggtggtggtggaggaggtggaggaggtatgGGAGGACGTCATGCCTGGGGAGCTGGCTTCCGTCTAGGGGACGACTGA
- the LOC129846068 gene encoding zinc fingers and homeoboxes protein 2-like, whose translation MASRRKTTTPCRADAVFRGDEMMGQEDPGEMEVEVSANDKSTVVNGSTEMLPGEDWSSGTEPSGSRRESPAPEKPNAVDPRPPRKQQGGYECKYCPFSTQNLNEFKEHVDSNHPNVILNPLYLCAVCNFNTKKFDTLTEHNERCHPGESNFKFKRIKLNNQTILEQSIEGTSNAVVCDSTNGFLTGEDFATFPLSKSTTVKISKPKTDNKRLFTESQPDRLNPELPRKQIAAVNVNGTVIIPEATLKDGISHIMPSLQRPPNYNLVPKIAVPLNTSKYNPSLDSNMTLITSFTKFPYPTQAELSWLTAASKHPEEQIKVWFTLQRLKQGISWSPEEVEEARKKMFNGTIQSVPQTTFTVLSGAQMAQSTKGQQSLVQSVPFNLLGQTSYVLTQVANGSAVSCSPITLTMANQVVQSVKRPLVAPVVASSEIKRPSIIQTIQAPRLVASPKPSFTSDSNKTPDQIVVLKASYTQCQFPEEEEVYRLIESTGLSRGEIKKWFSEQRLLNHKVAPQVIKIEPQASKDSQPKKAVPTQFPLLERLKGKSSEQLKMLEESFQRTSSPTEIDVDNLVVDTRLSKTEIDCWFSERRALRDNLEQALANSMGPKSLEEQRGILNGVYEQDSKVRCSPLPIVTTSTSPEPIDRKSLGLLKEVFTQTQWPSPEEYSQLEGQTGLSRTEIVRWFKENRSALKNGTLDWMEQFQKVNGKAGHNGQSSSGITERPPSSILQQHFTEAKTTLLSAEDAEKLPLQSKLINQDIVQWFTSKLGQSMTDISRDQHGQANVDRSRWVKVTMAVGDETKGALENQKMGSEAEVLMGDQPGRVTG comes from the coding sequence ATGGCCAGCCGAAGGAAGACCACGACCCCTTGTAGAGCTGATGCTGTTTTTAGAGGTGATGAGATGATGGGGCAAGAGGATCCAGGTGAGATGGAGGTGGAGGTATCGGCGAATGACAAAAGCACAGTGGTGAATGGCTCCACAGAGATGCTTCCTGGAGAGGACTGGAGCTCTGGGACAGAGCCTAGTGGTTCACGTCGGGAGTCGCCGGCCCCTGAGAAACCTAATGCGGTGGATCCAAGGCCTCCGAGGAAGCAGCAGGGAGGCTATGAATGCAAGTACTGTCCGTTCTCTACGCAGAACCTGAATGAGTTCAAGGAACACGTGGACTCCAATCACCCCAATGTCATTCTCAACCCGCTCTACCTGTGTGCTGTGTGCAACTTCAACACAAAGAAGTTTGACACCTTGACAGAGCACAACGAGAGGTGTCATCCAGGGGAGAGCAACTTTAAGTTCAAGAGAATCAAACTGAACAATCAGACCATCCTAGAGCAGTCGATAGAAGGAACAAGCAACGCTGTCGTCTGTGATTCAACCAACGGCTTTCTGACTGGAGAAGACTTTGCCACTTTCCCCCTGAGCAAATCCACCACAGTGAAGATTAGTAAGCCAAAAACAGACAACAAACGGTTATTCACAGAAAGTCAACCGGACAGACTCAACCCCGAGCTCCCCAGGAAGCAGATCGCCGCCGTGAATGTGAACGGGACCGTGATCATCCCAGAAGCGACCCTAAAAGATGGCATCTCTCATATCATGCCTTCTCTTCAGCGCCCGCCTAACTACAACTTAGTACCAAAAATCGCTGTCCCTTTGAACACCTCCAAGTACAACCCTTCACTGGACAGTAACATGACACTCATCACATCCTTCACCAAGTTCCCGTACCCGACCCAAGCGGAGCTGTCCTGGCTTACCGCTGCCTCCAAGCACCCCGAGGAACAGATCAAGGTGTGGTTCACCCTCCAGAGACTGAAGCAAGGCATCAGCTGGTCCCCTGAAGAGGTGGAAGAAGCTCGGAAGAAGATGTTCAACGGTACCATCCAGTCAGTCCCACAGACCACCTTCACCGTGCTGAGCGGTGCCCAGATGGCCCAGTCCACCAAAGGACAACAGTCCCTAGTTCAATCCGTCCCCTTCAACCTCCTGGGACAGACCAGTTATGTGTTGACGCAGGTTGCAAACGGCTCAGCTGTCAGTTGTTCTCCCATCACACTAACCATGGCAAACCAGGTCGTGCAGTCAGTTAAGCGACCCTTGGTAGCTCCAGTAGTGGCCTCTTCAGAGATCAAACGTCCCTCCATAATCCAAACGATTCAGGCACCTAGACTGGTGGCTTCGCCTAAACCCAGCTTCACTTCAGACTCCAATAAAACCCCGGACCAGATTGTTGTACTGAAAGCTAGTTACACCCAGTGCCAGTTCCCTGAAGAGGAGGAAGTGTACCGCCTCATTGAGTCCACCGGCCTCTCTAGAGGAGAAATCAAGAAGTGGTTCAGTGAGCAACGACTCCTCAATCACAAGGTGGCGCCACAGGTGATCAAGATTGAGCCCCAGGCATCGAAAGACAGTCAGCCCAAAAAGGCTGTCCCCACCCAGTTTCCTCTCCTGGAGAGGCTCAAAGGCAAATCCTCTGAGCAGCTCAAGATGCTAGAGGAGAGTTTTCAGAGGACCAGCTCTCCCACTGAAATTGACGTTGACAACCTTGTTGTGGACACAAGGCTCTCCAAGACGGAGATCGACTGCTGGTTCTCCGAGCGCAGAGCACTGCGGGACAACTTGGAGCAAGCCCTGGCAAACTCCATGGGTCCTAAGAGCCTTGAGGAGCAACGAGGGATACTGAATGGTGTTTACGAACAGGACAGCAAAGTCCGGTGCTCACCTCTTCCCATCGTCACCACTTCCACCAGTCCTGAGCCCATCGATAGGAAATCCCTAGGGCTTCTCAAAGAGGTGTTCACCCAGACCCAGTGGCCGTCGCCAGAGGAGTACAGCCAGCTGGAGGGACAGACAGGTTTGTCTCGCACAGAGATTGTCCGCTGGTTCAAGGAAAACCGATCCGCCCTGAAGAATGGAACCTTGGACTGGATGGAACAGTTCCAGAAAGTCAACGGCAAAGCAGGACACAATGGTCAGAGCTCGTCAGGGATCACTGAACGACCCCCAAGCAGCATTCTCCAGCAGCACTTCACAGAGGCCAAGACGACACTGCTTTCAGCAGAAGACGCAGAGAAGCTTCCATTGCAGTCGAAACTCATCAACCAGGACATAGTCCAGTGGTTTACCAGTAAGCTGGGCCAGAGTATGACAGACATCAGCAGGGACCAACATGGACAGGCCAACGTGGACAGAAGCAGATGGGTGAAGGTGACCATGGCTGTAGGGGACGAGACTAAAGGTGCTTTGGAGAACCAGAAGATGGGATCAGAAGCAGAGGTGCTGATGGGAGACCAACCTGGTCGGGTGACTGGATGA
- the LOC129846069 gene encoding uncharacterized protein LOC129846069 isoform X1 has translation MNRSATRFRMFHITESSYTPVETGGFTPGHRGWRQAGSRQVTEAGDRRVHARSQRLETGGFTPGHRGWRQAGSRQVTEAGDRRVHARSQRLETGGFTPGHRGWRQAGSRQVTGAGDRRVHARSQGLETGGFTPGHRGWRQAGSRQVTEAGDRRVHVRSQGLETGGFTSGHRGWRQVGSRRVTEAGDRRVHAGSQRLETGGFTPGHRGWRQAGSRRVTEAGDRRVHAGSQRLETGGFTPGHRGWRQAGSRRVTEAGDRRVHAGSQRLETGGFTPGHRGWRQAGSRRVTEAGDRRVHAGSQRLETGGFTPGHRGWRQAGSRRVTEAGDRRVHAGSQRLETGGFTPGHRGWRQAGSRRVTEAGNRRVHAGSQRLETGGFTPGHRGWRQVGSRQVTEAGDRWVHARSQRLGSRQVTEAGFTPGHRGWVHARSQRLGSRQVTEAGFTPGHRGWVHARSQRLGSRQVTEAGDRWFHARSQRLETGGFTPGHRGWVHARSQRLETGGFTPGHRGWRQVVSRQVTEAGDRWVHARSQRLGSRQVTEAGDRWFHARSQRLETGGFTPGHRGWVHARSQRLETGGFTPGHRGWVHARSQRLETGGFTPGHRGWVHARSQRLETGGFTPGHRGWRQVGSGQRLAMVTVCQLSLAVMSEGK, from the exons ATGAATAGATCTgcaacaaggttcagaatgtttCACATCACTGAGTCGTCCTATACCCCAGTGGAGACAGGTGGGTTCACGCCAGGTCACAGAGGCTGGAGACAGGCGGGTTCACGCCAGGTCACAGAGGCTGGAGACAGGCGGGTTCACGCCAGGTCACAGAGGCTGGAGACAGGCGGGTTCACGCCAGGTCACAGAGGCTGGAGACAGGCGGGTTCACGCCAGGTCACAGAGGCTGGAGACAGGCGGGTTCACGCCAGGTCACAGAGGCTGGAGACAGGCGGGTTCACGCCAGGTCACAGAGGCTGGAGACAGGCGGGTTCACGCCAGGTCACAGGGGCTGGAGACAGGCGGGTTCACGCCAGGTCACAGGGGCTGGAGACAGGTGGGTTCACGCCAGGTCACAGAGGCTGGAGACAGGCGGGTTCACGCCAGGTCACAGAGGCTGGAGACAGGCGGGTTCACGTCAGGTCACAGGGGCTGGAGACAGGTGGGTTCACGTCAGGTCACAGAGGCTGGAGACAGGTGGGTTCACGCCGGGTCACAGAGGCTGGAGACAGGCGGGTTCACGCCGGGTCACAGAGGCTGGAGACAGGCGGGTTCACGCCGGGTCACAGAGGCTGGAGACAGGCGGGTTCACGCCGGGTCACAGAGGCTGGAGACAGGCGGGTTCACGCCGGGTCACAGAGGCTGGAGACAGGCGGGTTCACGCCGGGTCACAGAGGCTGGAGACAGGCGGGTTCACGCCGGGTCACAGAGGCTGGAGACAGGCGGGTTCACGCCGGGTCACAGAGGCTGGAGACAGGCGGGTTCACGCCGGGTCACAGAGGCTGGAGACAGGCGGGTTCACGCCGGGTCACAGAGGCTGGAGACAGGCGGGTTCACGCCGGGTCACAGAGGCTGGAGACAGGCGGGTTCACGCCGGGTCACAGAGGCTGGAGACAGGCGGGTTCACGCCGGGTCACAGAGGCTGGAGACAGGCGGGTTCACGCCGGGTCACAGAGGCTGGAGACAGGCGGGTTCACGCCGGGTCACAGAGGCTGGAGACAGGCGGGTTCACGCCGGGTCACAGAGGCTGGAAACAGGCGGGTTCACGCCGGGTCACAGAGGCTGGAGACAGGCGGGTTCACGCCAGGTCACAGAGGCTGGAGACAGGTGGGTTCACGCCAGGTCACAGAGGCTGGAGACAGGTGGGTTCACGCCAGGTCACAGAGGCTGGGTTCACGCCAG GTCACAGAGGCTGGGTTCACGCCAGGTCACAGAGGCTGGGTTCACGCCAGGTCACAGAGGCTGGGTTCACGCCAGGTCACAGAGGCTGGGTTCACGCCAGGTCACAGAGGCTGGGTTCACGCCAGGTCACAGAGGCTGGGTTCACGCCAGGTCACAGAGGCTGGAGACAGGTGGTTTCACGCCAGGTCACAGAGGCTGGAGACAGGTGGGTTCACGCCAGGTCACAGAGGCTGGGTTCACGCCAGGTCACAGAGGCTGGAGACAGGTGGTTTCACGCCAGGTCACAGAGGCTGGAGACAGGTGGTTTCACGCCAGGTCACAGAGGCTGGAGACAGGTGGGTTCACGCCAGGTCACAGAGGCTGGGTTCACGCCAGGTCACAGAGGCTGGAGACAGGTGGTTTCACGCCAGGTCACAGAGGCTGGAGACAGGTGGGTTCACGCCAGGTCACAGAGGCTGGGTTCACGCCAGGTCACAGAGGCTGGAGACAGGTGGGTTCACGCCAGGTCACAGAGGCTGGGTTCACGCCAGGTCACAGAGGCTGGAGACAGGTGGGTTCACGCCAGGTCACAGAGGCTGGGTTCACGCCAGGTCACAGAGGCTGGAGACAGGTGGGTTCACTCCAGGTCACAGAGGATGGAGGCAGGTGGGTTCAGGTCAGAGGCTAGCTATGGTGACAGTCTGCCAGCTCTCATTAGCCGTTATGTCTGAGGGTAAATAA
- the LOC129846069 gene encoding spidroin-2-like isoform X2, whose protein sequence is MNRSATRFRMFHITESSYTPVETGGFTPGHRGWRQAGSRQVTEAGDRRVHARSQRLETGGFTPGHRGWRQAGSRQVTEAGDRRVHARSQRLETGGFTPGHRGWRQAGSRQVTGAGDRRVHARSQGLETGGFTPGHRGWRQAGSRQVTEAGDRRVHVRSQGLETGGFTSGHRGWRQVGSRRVTEAGDRRVHAGSQRLETGGFTPGHRGWRQAGSRRVTEAGDRRVHAGSQRLETGGFTPGHRGWRQAGSRRVTEAGDRRVHAGSQRLETGGFTPGHRGWRQAGSRRVTEAGDRRVHAGSQRLETGGFTPGHRGWRQAGSRRVTEAGDRRVHAGSQRLETGGFTPGHRGWRQAGSRRVTEAGNRRVHAGSQRLETGGFTPGHRGWRQVGSRQVTEAGDRWVHARSQRLGSRQVTEAGFTPGHRGWVHARSQRLGSRQVTEAGFTPGHRGWVHARSQRLGSRQVTEAGFTPGHRGWRQVVSRQVTEAGDRWFHARSQRLETGGFTPGHRGWVHARSQRLETGGFTPGHRGWRQVGSRQVTEAGFTPGHRGWRQVGSRQVTEAGFTPGHRGWRQVGSRQVTEAGFTPGHRGWRQVGSLQVTEDGGRWVQVRG, encoded by the exons ATGAATAGATCTgcaacaaggttcagaatgtttCACATCACTGAGTCGTCCTATACCCCAGTGGAGACAGGTGGGTTCACGCCAGGTCACAGAGGCTGGAGACAGGCGGGTTCACGCCAGGTCACAGAGGCTGGAGACAGGCGGGTTCACGCCAGGTCACAGAGGCTGGAGACAGGCGGGTTCACGCCAGGTCACAGAGGCTGGAGACAGGCGGGTTCACGCCAGGTCACAGAGGCTGGAGACAGGCGGGTTCACGCCAGGTCACAGAGGCTGGAGACAGGCGGGTTCACGCCAGGTCACAGAGGCTGGAGACAGGCGGGTTCACGCCAGGTCACAGGGGCTGGAGACAGGCGGGTTCACGCCAGGTCACAGGGGCTGGAGACAGGTGGGTTCACGCCAGGTCACAGAGGCTGGAGACAGGCGGGTTCACGCCAGGTCACAGAGGCTGGAGACAGGCGGGTTCACGTCAGGTCACAGGGGCTGGAGACAGGTGGGTTCACGTCAGGTCACAGAGGCTGGAGACAGGTGGGTTCACGCCGGGTCACAGAGGCTGGAGACAGGCGGGTTCACGCCGGGTCACAGAGGCTGGAGACAGGCGGGTTCACGCCGGGTCACAGAGGCTGGAGACAGGCGGGTTCACGCCGGGTCACAGAGGCTGGAGACAGGCGGGTTCACGCCGGGTCACAGAGGCTGGAGACAGGCGGGTTCACGCCGGGTCACAGAGGCTGGAGACAGGCGGGTTCACGCCGGGTCACAGAGGCTGGAGACAGGCGGGTTCACGCCGGGTCACAGAGGCTGGAGACAGGCGGGTTCACGCCGGGTCACAGAGGCTGGAGACAGGCGGGTTCACGCCGGGTCACAGAGGCTGGAGACAGGCGGGTTCACGCCGGGTCACAGAGGCTGGAGACAGGCGGGTTCACGCCGGGTCACAGAGGCTGGAGACAGGCGGGTTCACGCCGGGTCACAGAGGCTGGAGACAGGCGGGTTCACGCCGGGTCACAGAGGCTGGAGACAGGCGGGTTCACGCCGGGTCACAGAGGCTGGAGACAGGCGGGTTCACGCCGGGTCACAGAGGCTGGAAACAGGCGGGTTCACGCCGGGTCACAGAGGCTGGAGACAGGCGGGTTCACGCCAGGTCACAGAGGCTGGAGACAGGTGGGTTCACGCCAGGTCACAGAGGCTGGAGACAGGTGGGTTCACGCCAGGTCACAGAGGCTGGGTTCACGCCAG GTCACAGAGGCTGGGTTCACGCCAGGTCACAGAGGCTGGGTTCACGCCAGGTCACAGAGGCTGGGTTCACGCCAGGTCACAGAGGCTGGGTTCACGCCAGGTCACAGAGGCTGGGTTCACGCCAGGTCACAGAGGCTGGGTTCACGCCAG GTCACAGAGGCTGGGTTCACGCCAGGTCACAGAGGCTGGAGACAGGTGGTTTCACGCCAGGTCACAGAGGCTGGAGACAGGTGGTTTCACGCCAGGTCACAGAGGCTGGAGACAGGTGGGTTCACGCCAGGTCACAGAGGCTGGGTTCACGCCAGGTCACAGAGGCTGGAGACAGGTGGTTTCACGCCAGGTCACAGAGGCTGGAGACAGGTGGGTTCACGCCAGGTCACAGAGGCTGGGTTCACGCCAGGTCACAGAGGCTGGAGACAGGTGGGTTCACGCCAGGTCACAGAGGCTGGGTTCACGCCAGGTCACAGAGGCTGGAGACAGGTGGGTTCACGCCAGGTCACAGAGGCTGGGTTCACGCCAGGTCACAGAGGCTGGAGACAGGTGGGTTCACTCCAGGTCACAGAGGATGGAGGCAGGTGGGTTCAGGTCAGAGGCTAG